Proteins found in one Lysinibacillus fusiformis genomic segment:
- the rsmH gene encoding 16S rRNA (cytosine(1402)-N(4))-methyltransferase RsmH — MFDHTTVLLKETVDGLNIDPDGVYVDCTLGGAGHSEYLVQQLSDKGRLICFDQDMTAIENAKIRLAPYIERVTFIHSNFRYLKEELLAHGIEQVDGILYDLGVSSPQLDTPERGFSYHHDAPLDMRMDQTATLTASEVVNQWAYEDLVRIFFRYGEEKFSKQVARKIEEARKIAPIETTGQLVELIKEGIPAAARRKGGHPAKRIFQAIRIAVNDELGAAEDSLVDAIDMINVGGRISVITFHSLEDRLCKTIFKEASSLPELPPNLPVIPDDMKPTLKLITRKPIIPSEEELAVNNRARSAKLRVVEKINDKGRE, encoded by the coding sequence CTGTACATTAGGCGGTGCAGGACATAGTGAATATCTAGTACAACAATTATCAGATAAAGGCCGTTTAATTTGTTTTGATCAAGATATGACGGCTATTGAAAATGCGAAAATTCGATTAGCACCTTATATTGAGCGTGTTACATTTATCCATTCGAATTTCCGTTACTTAAAGGAAGAGCTATTAGCTCATGGTATTGAGCAGGTTGATGGCATTTTATATGACTTAGGCGTATCTTCTCCACAATTAGATACACCTGAAAGAGGCTTTAGCTATCACCATGATGCACCACTTGATATGCGTATGGATCAAACCGCAACACTGACAGCATCAGAGGTAGTTAATCAATGGGCATACGAAGATCTAGTTCGTATATTTTTCCGTTATGGCGAAGAAAAGTTTTCCAAACAAGTAGCGCGTAAAATTGAAGAGGCTCGTAAAATAGCACCGATTGAAACAACAGGTCAACTTGTAGAATTAATTAAAGAGGGTATTCCAGCAGCGGCACGCCGAAAAGGTGGACATCCGGCAAAGCGCATTTTCCAAGCAATAAGAATTGCTGTCAACGATGAGCTAGGCGCAGCAGAGGATTCATTAGTCGATGCGATTGATATGATTAACGTAGGGGGGCGCATTAGTGTCATTACGTTCCATTCATTGGAGGACCGCCTATGCAAGACAATCTTTAAGGAAGCGTCATCATTACCGGAATTACCACCAAATTTACCTGTAATTCCTGATGACATGAAGCCAACTTTAAAGCTTATTACACGAAAGCCCATTATTCCTTCTGAGGAAGAATTGGCAGTTAATAATCGTGCGCGTTCAGCGAAGCTTAGAGTGGTGGAAAAAATTAACGACAAAGGGCGTGAGTAA
- the ftsL gene encoding cell division protein FtsL: protein MAAVRVRQQHQHQQVQQPITPPSPQPTIIRRKKTNQKFEKTMLIVLVGIIAVLGILVLNKQAAIQTTSIDIQKIESEAEEIAKQNVDLTVRVSELSTYENIWKKAKELGLTQNEKNVKVVPGE, encoded by the coding sequence ATGGCAGCAGTTCGTGTAAGGCAACAGCACCAACATCAACAAGTGCAACAACCGATAACACCACCAAGTCCACAACCCACTATCATACGTCGTAAAAAAACGAACCAAAAGTTTGAAAAGACAATGCTAATTGTTTTAGTTGGTATTATTGCTGTATTAGGAATACTCGTGTTAAATAAACAAGCAGCGATTCAAACAACAAGTATAGACATTCAAAAAATCGAATCAGAAGCAGAAGAGATTGCGAAACAGAATGTTGACTTAACGGTTCGTGTAAGTGAACTTTCTACATACGAAAACATATGGAAAAAAGCCAAAGAACTCGGTTTAACTCAAAATGAGAAAAATGTAAAGGTAGTGCCGGGAGAATGA
- a CDS encoding penicillin-binding protein — translation MKKKRFRFQWGAFLLLIFYGGLFFLLFTRMVTLQATGEVEGQELAARAAAKYGKESVITANRGKIYDQNGQVIAEDTLSYRMIAIVSEKATTDPKNPRHVVDSEKTAKVLAKYIPAIKEKEDEIVKKLNNRYRSDGEPLYQVEFGSAGRGISHEVMSKIKEEKLPGILFVSDLKRYYPNGVFASHLIGYALKKDNKDGTVTTKGEMGLEYTYDKELTGVNGKVEYETDAFRYLLPNSEKMITPAKNGDDIYLTLDKTIQSFLEEAMTKVEQEYNPESMTAVVADPKTGKILAMSQRPTFNPETRDSQNMKWLNEVIEETIEPGSTMKTFTLASAIDTNTWAPNEKYQSGSYTVHDRTIRDHNQVGWGLIPYLQGFQRSSNTAMAHLLKLIGDDVFVEYLDRFGFGHKTGIDLPNEAAGTILSKYPIQRVTTTYGQGSTVTPIQMIQAMTAIANDGKMMQPYVIDRIVDSSTGKVIQNHEPVEKGQPIKADTAKQVREILASTLTSEYGTAKDFVLEDYEVAGKTGTAQIPRADGTYSWGANQFLYSFLGMAPVDDPQLIMYVSVKKPKLNNELGSVPVSKVFNPVMLNSLKHLNINPDDVQHVNKVSIQDYTGQSAEAVEVELGNDGLQPIVVGSGGKIIEQYPTNSQKLVKGSLVFLKTDGEITLPDFTNWSLRNLLVFKSMTGLEMEIFGEGFVASQSVSAGTVITDSSPIVVKLKTPAESFVQDVEAASEGEVEEVEDE, via the coding sequence ATGAAAAAAAAGAGATTTCGATTCCAATGGGGAGCCTTTCTATTATTAATTTTTTATGGAGGGCTCTTTTTTCTATTATTTACAAGAATGGTGACATTACAGGCTACAGGTGAAGTAGAAGGACAAGAGCTTGCAGCGAGAGCAGCAGCTAAGTATGGAAAAGAAAGTGTGATTACAGCCAATCGTGGGAAGATTTATGATCAAAATGGACAAGTGATTGCGGAGGATACATTAAGTTATCGCATGATTGCCATTGTAAGTGAAAAGGCTACAACAGATCCTAAGAATCCACGACATGTAGTGGATTCCGAGAAAACGGCAAAAGTTCTAGCAAAATATATTCCAGCGATAAAGGAAAAGGAAGACGAGATTGTTAAAAAACTGAACAATCGATATAGAAGTGATGGTGAACCTTTATATCAAGTTGAGTTTGGTAGCGCAGGTCGTGGCATTAGTCACGAGGTCATGAGTAAAATAAAGGAAGAAAAATTACCAGGAATTCTATTTGTGAGTGACTTAAAACGTTATTATCCAAATGGTGTATTTGCCTCTCATTTAATTGGCTATGCTCTGAAAAAAGATAATAAAGATGGCACAGTCACTACAAAGGGAGAAATGGGCCTAGAATATACGTATGATAAAGAACTTACAGGCGTTAATGGCAAAGTGGAATATGAGACAGATGCTTTCCGCTATTTACTTCCGAACAGTGAGAAAATGATTACACCTGCTAAAAATGGGGATGACATTTATTTAACGCTCGATAAAACAATCCAAAGCTTTTTAGAGGAAGCAATGACAAAGGTAGAACAGGAATATAATCCTGAGTCTATGACCGCAGTTGTAGCAGATCCAAAAACCGGGAAAATTTTAGCGATGTCACAGCGTCCTACATTTAACCCAGAAACACGTGATAGTCAAAATATGAAGTGGCTGAATGAGGTAATTGAGGAAACAATTGAGCCTGGTTCAACGATGAAGACATTCACGCTTGCCTCTGCTATTGATACAAATACATGGGCTCCAAATGAAAAATACCAATCGGGTTCTTATACAGTACATGACCGAACAATTCGAGACCATAACCAGGTTGGATGGGGACTAATCCCTTATTTACAGGGGTTCCAGCGTTCATCGAATACAGCCATGGCCCACCTATTAAAATTGATTGGCGATGATGTCTTTGTTGAATATTTAGACCGCTTTGGCTTTGGCCACAAAACAGGAATTGATTTACCGAACGAAGCAGCAGGTACTATTTTATCGAAGTATCCTATTCAACGAGTGACAACAACATATGGACAAGGGTCAACCGTAACACCTATCCAAATGATCCAAGCCATGACTGCCATTGCGAATGATGGTAAGATGATGCAGCCATATGTTATCGACCGTATCGTTGATTCCTCAACAGGAAAAGTTATTCAAAATCATGAGCCGGTAGAAAAAGGACAGCCAATAAAAGCTGATACAGCGAAACAAGTGCGAGAAATCCTTGCTTCTACATTAACCTCTGAATATGGTACTGCGAAGGATTTTGTACTAGAGGATTACGAGGTTGCAGGAAAGACGGGGACAGCCCAAATACCAAGAGCAGATGGTACTTATTCTTGGGGTGCTAACCAATTCCTATATTCATTTTTAGGAATGGCGCCTGTTGATGATCCACAGTTAATCATGTATGTCTCAGTAAAAAAACCTAAGCTAAACAATGAGCTTGGATCTGTACCAGTATCAAAAGTCTTTAATCCAGTTATGTTAAATAGTTTAAAGCACCTTAATATCAATCCAGATGACGTGCAGCATGTTAATAAAGTCAGCATTCAAGATTATACAGGTCAAAGTGCTGAAGCGGTTGAAGTAGAATTAGGAAATGATGGATTACAACCAATCGTTGTTGGCAGTGGTGGTAAAATTATTGAACAATATCCGACGAACAGTCAAAAGCTCGTAAAAGGTAGTTTGGTATTTTTAAAGACTGATGGCGAAATAACATTGCCAGACTTTACGAATTGGTCGTTACGTAATTTACTAGTCTTCAAATCCATGACTGGACTAGAGATGGAAATATTCGGTGAAGGCTTTGTAGCCAGTCAAAGTGTTTCAGCTGGAACCGTCATTACTGATAGTTCACCGATTGTTGTCAAGCTCAAAACACCTGCTGAAAGCTTTGTACAAGATGTTGAAGCTGCCTCTGAGGGTGAAGTTGAAGAAGTAGAGGATGAATAA